The following proteins are encoded in a genomic region of Desulfosoma sp.:
- the fliR gene encoding flagellar biosynthetic protein FliR, whose product MISLFIDPLSVRIFLSVFLRLSLVLFLLPVFRTRQVPAAVKAWSVWALALIITPLSASNVPPLPLEPLPLMGMILSELIYAILFALSMNIIYAAFHMAGQIISFQMGLGLAEVIDPHTGNQDVLLSQWLQILATLFFFTIEGHLVVLRTFIESFQTVPVGSFLLTQNVLHNIILLSGRLFLIALKIAAPIMAAQLVLQAGFAVMAKFSPQIHILMVSFPITIGVGIFFALLSLPEWAASMADTLTLLLKFFRAVGLS is encoded by the coding sequence ATGATTTCCCTTTTCATTGACCCTCTAAGCGTCCGGATTTTCTTAAGCGTTTTCCTGCGTCTCAGCCTCGTGCTGTTTTTGCTTCCCGTTTTTCGCACACGCCAAGTCCCCGCTGCCGTCAAGGCATGGTCGGTCTGGGCTCTGGCTCTTATCATCACACCTCTAAGCGCTTCCAACGTGCCACCCCTTCCCCTGGAACCTCTCCCTCTTATGGGGATGATTCTCAGCGAGCTGATCTACGCGATCCTTTTCGCCCTTTCCATGAACATCATCTATGCCGCCTTTCATATGGCCGGTCAAATCATCTCCTTTCAGATGGGCCTAGGATTGGCGGAAGTGATCGATCCGCACACTGGAAACCAGGATGTCTTGCTCAGCCAGTGGCTGCAAATCTTGGCCACCCTTTTCTTCTTTACCATCGAGGGACATCTGGTGGTGCTTCGAACCTTCATCGAAAGCTTTCAGACCGTACCCGTAGGCAGCTTTCTCCTCACCCAAAACGTTCTACACAACATAATCCTTCTTTCAGGACGCTTGTTTCTCATCGCCCTTAAAATCGCCGCCCCCATCATGGCCGCCCAGCTGGTGCTCCAAGCCGGTTTCGCTGTCATGGCCAAATTTTCCCCTCAGATCCATATCCTCATGGTGAGCTTTCCCATCACCATAGGGGTTGGCATCTTCTTTGCCCTCCTTTCCCTTCCGGAATGGGCTGCAAGCATGGCGGACACTCTGACCTTGCTGCTCAAATTCTTTCGAGCCGTCGGGCTTTCTTAA
- the fliQ gene encoding flagellar biosynthesis protein FliQ has product MTQEFVIGLARQALETMLMVSLPVLLTSLVVGVLISLFQAVTQIQEMTLTFVPKIIMTFLSLLFFGSWMTGRMISFARSLLENMPYWIR; this is encoded by the coding sequence ATGACCCAAGAATTCGTCATCGGCCTCGCCCGACAAGCTCTGGAAACCATGCTGATGGTCAGTCTGCCCGTGTTGCTTACCAGCCTTGTGGTCGGTGTCCTGATCAGTTTGTTTCAGGCGGTCACTCAGATTCAGGAAATGACCCTGACGTTCGTGCCCAAGATCATTATGACCTTTCTTTCCCTGCTGTTTTTTGGTTCATGGATGACGGGCCGTATGATTTCTTTCGCTCGCTCCCTTTTGGAAAATATGCCTTACTGGATTCGCTGA
- the fliP gene encoding flagellar type III secretion system pore protein FliP (The bacterial flagellar biogenesis protein FliP forms a type III secretion system (T3SS)-type pore required for flagellar assembly.): MKHLKALVILVAFLGILTVVLGNSQEAWSADVNLPAFRLHWHEPSAPEQVSNLLKIVFVLTVVSVAPSILLLMTCFTRLAVVLAFLRTALGTQQSPPNQVIVGLALFLTISIMWPVWQQIHQEAVIPLQNQAIDGNTFMQRAVEPLKAFMMKQTRLKDLKLFVSLTQQEKPQNPEDVPLSAVVPAFVISELKTAFQIGFLLYIPFLVLDMVVASVLLSMGMMMLPPVMISLPFKLMLFVLVDGWNLLIGSLVKSFS, encoded by the coding sequence ATGAAGCACCTAAAGGCTCTCGTGATCCTTGTCGCCTTTTTAGGCATTTTGACGGTGGTCTTGGGGAATTCCCAAGAAGCGTGGAGCGCCGATGTTAACCTTCCTGCTTTTCGGCTGCATTGGCATGAGCCTTCGGCCCCGGAACAGGTGTCCAATCTTTTGAAGATTGTTTTCGTGCTCACAGTCGTCTCCGTCGCTCCATCCATTCTCCTGCTCATGACCTGCTTCACTCGTCTCGCGGTGGTTCTGGCTTTCTTGAGGACGGCTCTGGGCACGCAGCAGTCCCCGCCGAACCAGGTCATCGTGGGACTGGCCCTTTTTTTAACCATCTCCATCATGTGGCCGGTGTGGCAGCAAATTCATCAGGAAGCGGTAATCCCTCTTCAAAACCAGGCCATTGACGGCAACACCTTTATGCAAAGGGCAGTCGAACCGCTCAAGGCTTTCATGATGAAACAAACACGCCTCAAGGACCTGAAACTCTTTGTGTCTTTGACACAACAGGAAAAACCCCAAAATCCTGAGGATGTGCCTTTGTCGGCGGTGGTACCGGCTTTTGTCATCAGCGAATTGAAAACAGCTTTCCAAATCGGTTTCTTGCTCTACATTCCTTTTCTGGTCTTGGACATGGTGGTGGCCAGCGTGCTGTTATCCATGGGGATGATGATGCTTCCTCCGGTGATGATTTCGCTTCCCTTTAAATTGATGCTCTTCGTGCTGGTGGACGGATGGAACCTACTCATCGGTTCCCTGGTCAAAAGCTTTTCCTGA
- the fliO gene encoding flagellar biosynthetic protein FliO, translated as MEFPVEILKTLGSLVLVLGLLLGGLYALRRWGQKFIKGSGTGRIDILERRYLGPKHSLLLVRVAEETLLLGLSPQGLTYLTAVGLEGTPTEKTPSVKDEVR; from the coding sequence ATGGAATTCCCGGTGGAAATCCTTAAAACCCTCGGAAGCCTCGTCCTGGTCTTAGGGCTGCTGCTAGGGGGGCTGTACGCACTTCGACGCTGGGGTCAAAAGTTCATCAAGGGATCCGGCACAGGGCGAATTGACATCCTAGAACGCCGCTACCTGGGACCGAAGCATTCCCTGCTGCTTGTCCGTGTCGCCGAAGAAACGTTGCTTCTGGGCTTATCCCCTCAGGGGCTCACCTATCTCACAGCGGTAGGCCTTGAGGGGACACCGACTGAGAAAACACCTTCGGTCAAGGATGAGGTTCGATGA
- the fliN gene encoding flagellar motor switch protein FliN: MADQTVVKESIQLEPMEAPRVPQASMAPRNSEESENEEAGLKKDIRDLEFILDLPLEVSVELGRAKMLINDLLQLGQGSVVELNKFAGEPLEILVNNRLVARGEAVVVNEKFGVRITDIVSPMERVKQLG, translated from the coding sequence ATGGCCGATCAAACCGTCGTCAAAGAATCCATTCAGTTGGAGCCCATGGAAGCTCCTCGAGTGCCCCAGGCTTCCATGGCCCCAAGGAACAGCGAAGAGTCCGAAAACGAAGAGGCTGGTCTCAAGAAAGACATTCGAGACCTGGAATTCATTCTGGATCTTCCTTTGGAAGTCTCCGTGGAATTGGGCCGAGCCAAGATGCTCATTAACGACCTTTTGCAACTGGGCCAAGGATCCGTGGTGGAATTGAACAAATTCGCCGGAGAACCTTTGGAAATTCTGGTCAACAACCGTTTGGTGGCTCGAGGGGAAGCCGTCGTCGTCAATGAAAAGTTCGGTGTCCGCATCACGGACATTGTAAGCCCCATGGAACGCGTCAAACAGCTGGGGTAG
- the fliM gene encoding flagellar motor switch protein FliM, which yields MEQVLSQDEVDALLKGLSDGEIETESAAAAAEEQSGIRPYDLTSQDRIIRGRMPTLEIINDRFARVHRVTLSGALRKVVDITVTQKEMIKFGDFARTLPVPTSLHVLKMEPFRGHVLLVVESRLIFNLVDCFFGGSGRSSFKIEGRDFTSIENRVINKVVRMALKDLEQAWNPVTPVSFKFVRSEVNPQFATIVPPTELVIVVHYELEMDSLMGKIILCLPYSTIEPIRSKLSASYQSDQLEVDYSWTRRFIRRLREIPVQLCVHLGRTEIKGQDLLRLEKGDIIVLDQDVNHPLTVSVEKVPKYKAFPGVHKGNHAVKIVDFVISMRE from the coding sequence ATGGAGCAAGTCCTTTCCCAAGACGAAGTGGATGCCCTGCTCAAAGGGTTGAGCGACGGAGAGATCGAAACGGAGTCGGCGGCGGCCGCGGCCGAAGAGCAGAGCGGCATTCGGCCGTACGATCTCACCAGCCAGGACCGCATCATACGCGGTCGCATGCCGACTCTGGAAATCATCAATGATCGGTTTGCCCGTGTCCATCGTGTCACACTTTCCGGAGCCTTGCGCAAAGTGGTGGATATCACGGTGACTCAAAAGGAAATGATCAAATTCGGGGATTTCGCTCGAACCCTGCCGGTACCTACCAGTTTGCATGTGCTTAAGATGGAACCTTTTCGAGGCCATGTGCTTTTGGTGGTGGAAAGTCGTTTGATTTTCAATCTGGTGGATTGTTTTTTCGGCGGTTCGGGTCGTAGCAGTTTCAAGATCGAAGGCCGCGATTTCACTTCCATCGAAAACCGGGTCATCAATAAAGTGGTCCGTATGGCTCTGAAAGATCTGGAACAGGCATGGAATCCGGTCACACCTGTTTCCTTCAAATTTGTGCGCTCGGAAGTCAACCCTCAGTTCGCCACCATCGTGCCGCCGACGGAATTGGTAATAGTGGTTCACTACGAACTGGAAATGGACAGCTTGATGGGCAAAATCATTTTGTGTCTGCCCTATTCGACCATTGAACCCATTCGGTCCAAGCTTTCCGCCAGTTACCAAAGTGATCAGTTGGAAGTGGATTATTCCTGGACGCGACGCTTCATTCGGCGGCTTCGAGAAATCCCTGTGCAACTGTGTGTGCATCTCGGACGCACGGAAATCAAAGGCCAAGATCTTTTAAGACTGGAAAAAGGCGACATTATCGTTTTGGACCAAGACGTGAACCATCCTTTGACCGTCAGTGTGGAAAAGGTGCCCAAATACAAAGCCTTTCCCGGAGTTCACAAAGGCAATCATGCCGTGAAAATCGTCGATTTCGTCATATCGATGCGCGAATAA
- a CDS encoding flagellar basal body-associated FliL family protein — translation MAPKKKGKDEKAPATDEQPKKKSPILKILILVIGLAVLGGGGFFAYKKFFAASDAPETTEAKPAEAKASVAKPVVKNLDTFLVNLADPGGERYLKVTMQLSLSNEAVSQEIDNRIGELRDSVLLLLSSKEYDDISSLSGKLALKKTLMTNLNRALKQGTVQDIYFTEFLVQ, via the coding sequence ATGGCGCCCAAGAAAAAAGGCAAGGATGAAAAGGCTCCCGCCACCGACGAACAACCTAAAAAGAAGTCCCCGATCCTCAAGATTCTCATCCTTGTTATTGGACTGGCTGTTTTGGGAGGAGGTGGTTTTTTTGCCTACAAGAAGTTTTTTGCCGCCTCCGACGCCCCCGAGACTACCGAAGCCAAGCCCGCAGAGGCGAAAGCTTCCGTAGCCAAGCCGGTGGTGAAAAACCTGGACACCTTTTTGGTCAATCTAGCCGACCCTGGTGGCGAACGGTACCTGAAGGTGACCATGCAGCTGAGCCTCAGCAATGAAGCGGTCTCACAAGAAATCGACAATCGCATCGGGGAACTGAGGGATTCCGTGCTCTTGCTTCTTTCCAGCAAAGAATACGACGACATTTCAAGTCTTTCCGGAAAATTGGCGCTAAAGAAGACCTTGATGACCAATCTGAACCGAGCTCTTAAACAAGGCACGGTTCAGGATATCTATTTCACCGAGTTCTTGGTGCAATAG
- a CDS encoding MotA/TolQ/ExbB proton channel family protein translates to MDIATVVGIVSAFALVVVSIMMGGSLGLFINIPSIMIVFGGTLGATMINYPLADVLSVVKVVKNVFFTKVWSTQEVVDRFVEFANKSRREGILALESEVPNLNDPFLVKGLQLTIDGMEPDAIRDILETEISYLEERHKSGAEILTTMATFFPAMGMIGTLIGLVQMLATMDDPSTIGPAMAVALLTTFYGAVAANLVCLPMAGKLKKRSQEETLVKEMIISGIVSVANGENPRVIEQKLHSFVAPSERTSRFD, encoded by the coding sequence ATGGACATTGCAACGGTTGTGGGCATCGTTTCCGCATTCGCTCTTGTCGTCGTCTCCATCATGATGGGAGGAAGTCTCGGCCTTTTTATCAACATTCCTTCGATTATGATTGTTTTCGGAGGAACCCTCGGTGCCACCATGATCAATTACCCTCTCGCGGATGTTCTGAGTGTTGTGAAGGTTGTCAAAAACGTGTTTTTCACCAAGGTGTGGAGCACTCAAGAGGTGGTGGATCGCTTTGTGGAGTTTGCCAACAAATCGCGGCGAGAAGGGATTCTCGCTTTGGAATCGGAAGTTCCCAATTTAAACGATCCTTTTCTCGTCAAGGGCTTGCAACTCACCATCGACGGCATGGAACCGGATGCCATCAGAGACATTCTGGAAACCGAGATTTCTTATCTGGAAGAACGGCACAAGTCCGGGGCCGAAATTTTGACGACCATGGCCACCTTTTTTCCGGCCATGGGGATGATCGGCACCCTGATCGGTCTCGTCCAAATGCTGGCCACCATGGATGATCCCAGTACCATCGGACCTGCCATGGCTGTGGCTTTGCTCACCACCTTTTACGGGGCTGTGGCGGCCAACCTGGTATGCCTTCCGATGGCGGGAAAACTCAAAAAACGAAGCCAGGAAGAAACCTTGGTGAAGGAAATGATTATCAGCGGCATTGTGAGTGTCGCCAATGGAGAGAACCCTAGAGTGATTGAACAAAAATTGCATTCGTTCGTGGCTCCAAGCGAACGAACGAGTCGGTTTGATTAA